In the Drosophila gunungcola strain Sukarami unplaced genomic scaffold, Dgunungcola_SK_2 000001F, whole genome shotgun sequence genome, one interval contains:
- the LOC128262008 gene encoding polypeptide N-acetylgalactosaminyltransferase 2: protein MRRNIKLIVFVSIIWMFVMVYYFQTSTEKVENRALRLREVATAMQQYQDDSSSAAAASTARQWPPAGGGGGGAGAVAGAAGSGADDPGGNVILIGSVKDFERNAVHGLKLHGIVALEETSQGLTGGTGGPGGRVPVAPSGRGTEVEYFNEAGYIRAGALRNGEDPYIRNRFNQEASDALPSNRDIPDTRNPMCRTKKYREDLPETSVIITFHNEARSTLLRTIVSVLNRSPEHLIREIVLVDDYSDHPEDGLELAKIDKVRIIRNDKREGLVRSRVKGADAAVSSVLTFLDSHVECNEMWLEPLLERVREDPSRVVCPVIDVISMDNFQYIGASADLRGGFDWNLIFKWEYLSPSERAMRHNDPTTAIRTPMIAGGLFVIDKAYFNKLGKYDMKMDVWGGENLEISFRVWQCGGSLEIIPCSRVGHVFRKRHPYTFPGGSGNVFARNTRRAAEVWMDDYKQHYYNAVPLAKNIPFGNIDDRLALKEKLHCKPFKWYLENVYPDLQAPDPQEVGQFRQDSTECLDTMGHLIDGTVGIFPCHNTGGNQEWAFSKRGEIKHDDLCLTLVTFARGSQVVLKACDDSENQRWIMREGGLVRHYKINVCLDSRDQSQQGVSAQHCNSALGTQRWSFGKYA, encoded by the exons GTGGAAAATCGAGCGCTGCGGCTACGTGAGGTGGCCACCGCCATGCAGCAGTACCAGGATGACTCCTCCTCGGCGGCCGCAGCCTCTACCGCCCGCCAGTGGCCGCCAGCTGGCGGAGGGGGTGGGGGAGCGGGAGCGGTGGCAGGAGCAGCTGGCAGCGGAGCAGACGATCCCGGCGGCAATGTCATTCTTATCGGGTCTGTCAAGGACTTTGAACGCAACGCCGTCCACGGCCTCAAGTTGCACGGCATTGTGGCTCTGGAGGAGACATCGCAG gGTCTCACTGGGGGAACAGGTGGACCTGGTGGTCGAGTACCAGTGGCTcccagtgggcgtggcaccgAAGTGGAGTACTTCAATGAGGCGGGCTACATTCGAGCGGGAGCCCTGCGCAATGGCGAAGATCCCTATATCAGAAATCGATTCAATCAGGAGGCCAGCGATGCTCTGCCCAGTAATCGGGACATACCCGACACTAGAAATCCCAT GTGCCGAACCAAAAAATATCGCGAAGATCTGCCCGAAACGAGTGTCATCATCACCTTCCACAATGAGGCCAGATCTACATTGCTTCGAACCATTGTCAGTGTCCTTAATCGCAGTCCCGAGCACTTGATACGCGAAATTGTCCTCGTTGATGACTACAGTGATCATC CTGAGGATGGTCTGGAGCTGGCGAAGATCGACAAGGTGCGTATAATTCGCAACGACAAGCGCGAGGGTTTGGTGAGGTCAAGGGTCAAGGGAGCGGATGCGGCGGTGAGCAGTGTGCTGACCTTCCTCGACAGCCACGTAGAGTGCAACGAGATGTGGCTGGAACCGCTGCTGGAACGCGTTCGCGAGGATCCCAGTCGAGTGGTTTGTCCCGTCATTGATGTGATCAGCATGGACAACTTCCAGTATATCGGAGCCTCGGCCGATTTGCGTGGCGGTTTCGATTGGAATCTGATCTTCAAGTGGGAGTACCTCAGTCCATCGGAGCGGGCGATGCGCCACAATGACCCCACCACGGCCATAAGGACGCCGATGATTGCCGGCGGGCTGTTCGTCATCGACAAGGCCTATTTCAACAAACTTGGCAAATACGACATGAAAATGGACGTGTGGGGCGGCGAGAATCTGGAGATCTCGTTCCGCGTCTGGCAGTGCGGAGGCAGCCTGGAAATCATTCCCTGCAGCCGCGTGGGTCACGTCTTCCGCAAACGCCATCCGTACACCTTCCCCGGCGGAAGCGGCAACGTCTTCGCCCGGAATACGCGACGTGCCGCGGAGGTCTGGATGGATGACTACAAGCAGCACTACTACAACGCCGTGCCCCTCGCCAAGAACATTCCCTTCGGCAA CATTGATGACCGTCTGGCTTTGAAGGAGAAATTGCATTGCAAGCCTTTCAAATGGTATCTGGAGAATGTCTATCCCGACCTGCAGGCCCCCGACCCACAGGAGGTTGGCCAATTCCGACAGGATAGCACCGAGTGCCTGGACACGATGGGCCACTTAATCGACGGCACTGTGG gAATCTTTCCGTGCCACAACACGGGCGGCAATCAGGAGTGGGCCTTCTCGAAGCGCGGCGAGATCAAGCACGACGACCTCTGCCTGACCCTGGTGACCTTTGCCCGGGGGTCACAGGTGGTGCTGAAGGCGTGCGACGATTCCGAAAATCAGCGCTGGATCATGCGGGAGGGCGGTCTGGTGCGGCACTACAAGATCAACGTGTGCCTGGACTCCAGGGATCAATCGCAGCAGGGCGTGAGTGCCCAGCACTGCAACTCGGCACTGGGAACTCAGCGCTGGTCCTTTGGTAAATACGCGTGA
- the LOC128262016 gene encoding uncharacterized protein LOC128262016 — protein MANNRKESQEEFMVDSLILDTTENEDLKTNFSTASVIDDIISRSLESQAVPVMKKPSSRISFRSLSHIIMMLNKTFKKASSSENQLLYVQPEDIDYRRYPEAIKYYQWVVGIQAKRIKTLEHDLRTLVNLARETQKMLADIAAEKRVTEERGHGEPAI, from the coding sequence ATGGCCAACAATCGGAAGGAATCGCAAGAAGAGTTCATGGTAGATTCCCTAATTTTGGATACAACCGAAAACGAGGACCTCAAGACAAATTTCTCCACCGCTTCAGTTATTGATGATATCATCTCCAGATCCCTGGAATCCCAGGCAGTTCCGGTAATGAAGAAGCCATCATCACGCATCTCATTTCGGTCTCTATCTCACATAATAATGATGCTGAATAAGACTTTCAAGAAGGCATCATCATCCGAAAATCAACTTTTGTACGTTCAACCGGAGGATATTGATTACAGGCGTTACCCAGAGGCAATCAAATACTACCAATGGGTCGTCGGTATCCAAGCTAAACGCATCAAAACTTTGGAGCATGACCTTCGAACCCTGGTAAATTTGGCCCGCGAAACCCAAAAAATGCTGGCCGACATTGCAGCCGAGAAGAGGGTCACCGAGGAACGTGGTCATGGCGAGCCTGCCATTTAG
- the LOC128262023 gene encoding uncharacterized protein LOC128262023: protein MVCRFNPFYIGPVPPSCCTDLNPDCNCPACSPDTGYQEPRPVNEDCKGVSKKETKESKCNPPCKEAPKKEKSKKPKKKDTKNTK from the coding sequence ATGGTGTGCCGCTTTAATCCCTTTTATATAGGACCAGTGCCGCCAAGCTGCTGTACGGATCTGAATCCTGATTGTAATTGCCCAGCCTGTTCGCCAGATACTGGGTATCAGGAGCCTCGACCCGTTAATGAGGACTGCAAGGGAGTATCCAAAAAGGAGACCAAGGAAAGCAAATGTAATCCACCATGCAAAGAAGCCCCCAAGAAAGAAAAGTCTAAGAAGCCCAAAAAGAAAGATactaaaaacacaaaataa